The DNA window ATCATCATATATTCTCCTGCTTTGATATTAACACCATCAATCTCCGCATCTCTTGCTGCTTTATTGATTGAAACTGAAACAATATTTTTAAGTGCTTTATTAATATTTGATTCATTTTTTTTAGCAGTGTCTTCGATATCAAGATTTAGATAAGCAGTAATACCTTGTGGAATTGTTTTAGTTTCAATTACTACTACTTTTGACATTTTTTCTAATTCTTTTGCTTGTTTTGCAGCCAATAAGACATTTGAGTCATTAGGGAATATATATACAGTTTTTGCATCAACTGCTTCTATTGCCTTCATAAAATCATTTGTCGAAGGATTCATTTTTGGCCCACCATCAATAACATAATCTACACTTAACTCATTTTTAAAATAATCTTGAATTCCTTTTGACCTTACAACAGCTATTGTAGCAACAGCATTTTTTAATTTACGTTGTTGTTGAGCAGTTATTTTTGCGGCACTTTCTTTTTTATTTGCAACATGTTTATCTGCTTGTAAAGTCATATTTTCAACTTTAATAGTTTTAAATTCTCCAAATTGTTGTAAATAGGATAATATTTGACCTGGCATAAGTGCATGTGTATGAACCTTTAAAATATCACCATCCATAACTGCAACAATAGATGTATTTCCGTATTGCTCAAAAGTATCTCTTACTGTATCAATTTTTAATTTATCAATGAATTCTTCATTTAACATTACAATTGCTTCAGTACAATAACCAAATTCATCTTCAATTGACATTTCAATATTAGAACCTGTATTCTCTTCTAGTTTTTTTAATTTTGATATTGGCTTTAATTTTTTAACAAAATATTGCATTCCTTCAAAAAATTTAACTAAACCATACCCACCACTATCTACAACTCCAACTTCTTTTAAAGCAGGCAATAATTCTGGAGTATTATCTAATGATTTATTTGCAGCTTTAACAAGTCCATCTCAAAAATCATTTGGAGATTGCTCTTTAGTAAGAGCATTTACATAGTCACTAGTTTCACGAATTACAGTTAAAATAGTTCCTTCAACTGGTTTCATAACTGCTGCATATGCAACCTCTTTTGCTTTTGCAAAAGATTCTTTTCAAGTATCTAAATCAAGTTTTTCCTTATCTTTCATCCCATTTGAAAAACCTTTAATGATTTGAGAGAAAATAACACCTGAATTACCTCTTGCGCCCATTATTAGCCCTCTAGAAAATTTGCTCATCAATGAGCCAACATTAGAAAACTCTTCTTTTTCAATTTCAACAAATCCATTGGTACAAGTTAAATTCATATTTGTTCCTGTATCACCATCTGGTACAGGAAAAACATTTAGTTTATCTATATGGGGATAATTATTATATAAATTATTAACCCCACTAGTAATCATACCCTTTAAAATTTGTGTATCTTTCATAGTATTGTCACCCTCTAAACTATATTGTTTTTTTATTATTTAAAATTAAAAAATATTAAAAAATTGCAAATTTTATTTGCCAGCTTATATATTAATATTTGCTTTTAATATAGTAAATAAAATATTGTCTAAACGACAATAAGATCATCTACTGCAATATCAACTATATAATTTCGCACGAACTGAGAAAGCTTTTCTAATTCATACTTTACACGTATTTGAACTTCACTAACAACGTCTCGTATGTTAACTCCATTGATTAAAATAATATGTACTTTTACTCTGTCCATTGTATCAGTTGAAACCATCTCAACTGCTTTTGCAATATCTTCAGTTTTTAACTCAGATTCTGATTTTGCTGCATAATTTGCAAATGAAGCTACACCAGGAACTGTAACAACAGCATTTGATATAGAATCTAAAATGGCTTTATTTATCATTTTGGCCTCCGTAAAAAGATGTACAAGTTTATTATCTAATTCAGGGTAACACTAAAATCATGATGTTACGTTTCAAATTAGTACAAAATTATTTTACACTATTAAAGCAAAATAATAAAATAATAAACTCTAAAAGTAAAAATTTAGTTTAGAATAATTTAAAGATTTTCTTGTATTTTCAATGTAATTATTATATTATTTATAAGTCCGAGGTGAAAATATGGCAAGAAAAGACGGTTTAACAGGTAAAGGTCCTTTGTCAGGTAATTCAAGATCACATGCTATGAATGCCAGCAAAAGAAAATGAAACCTTAATTTACAGAAAGTTCAAGTAATGGATGATAACGGAAAAGTTATGACTTTGAAAGTTTCAGCAAGAACACTTAGAACTTTAAAAAGAAATAATCAATTAGCAAAATAAAAATACAATAAATTGAGAAACTCATCGAAGTTTCTTTTTTTTCATTATATAATAATTATTGGTATTGCCCTCTTGGCGGAATTGGTAGACGCAGCAGACTCAAAATCTGCCGAGAAATCGTATCGGTTCGACTCCGATAGAGGGCACCAGCTAAAAAAATAAAAGCAGATTATTAAAAAATCTGCTTTTTTTTATTTTGTCATAATTACCATAACTTCTTCTTCTAAAACTATTTTAGGGTTAACATATGGTAAAAATTGGTTAGAATATGCAAAAGAGTTAAAAGCTTTTAATTCAACATTTGCTACTTCATATTTCATTCCAATAATAGTAATTTTGTTATCTTTTAGACTAAATAATGAAACATATGTAAAATCTTGATATTTATTAAAATCTATAGTATTTTCACCAGCATTTAATCTAAAAATAATTGATTGCTCGTTAAATATTTTCAAATTATGTTTAAACACATATTCAATAATAGTTAAATTCATATCATATCTTTTTGATGGATTTACTATCATTGTGATATCTTTTATTCCTTTTTCTTTTAAATAAAGAATTGAAGCAATACCATCTAAATAATCCTTTTCCTGATTAAAAGAAATGGTTTTTTTAGCCTTTGACTTAATAATTTGAAATTCTTCTTGTGTAACTTGATCAAAATCAGACATTGCAATATCAATACTAATATCTTTTTTTATTAGATCTAAGCATCCTCTTTCAATACCAACAATTAAGTGAGTTTTTTGAAAATGTTTTAAGTTAATATTAGTTTCTGATATTACAATTAATGCCTTATCCTTCAAGTTTAGTAACCCTTTCCATTAAATTTTCAACATTCGGACCCACAAGGTAACTACCCGCAACAATCATATCAACTCCAGCATTTTGTACAAGTTTATAAGTATCGTCATTTATCCCACCATCAACTTGTATTGAATAAATGTACTTATGCTTATTTTTTAATTCTCTTAATTTTTTTATTTTTTCTAATGAACTGGCAATAAAAGACTGTCCCCCAAAACCTGGATATACACTCATTATTAAAACATTTCCAATTTTAGATAAATACTTTTCAATGCTTTTAACATCAGTATCAGGATTAATTGAAATTGATGGAATTATATTGTTATTGGCACAAAATTTTAAAAAATCTTCAATTTGTTTTTCTGTTAAAGCTTCAAAATGTATCGTAATTTGTTTTACATTTTTTACAAGGAAAGGTTTTAAATATTGCTCTACACTAATATTTTCAATTTTAACCATTAAATGTAAGTCCATTTTAAAATTATAACTAGCAACTATATCTGTTAATATTTTTGGTCCAAAAGATAAATTAGGAACAAAATTATAATCCATCACATCATAATGAATTCACTTAATTTTTACCTTTTCTAACTTATCTAAATCAGATTTTAAATCTAAAAAATTAGCAGTTAAAATACTTGGAGCTACAATAAATTTTGCCATTAATATCTTCTCCTTTGATTTTCTATTTCCAATTGAATTTTTACATAGTCATCATATATAAATTGTGGAAAACTATTATTTTTTACAGCCTCAATTACTTTGCAACCAGGGGTGTTGTTAATATGTAAACAATTGTTAAATTTACATTTGATATCTTTAAAGAAATTAATACTCAAGGCAATTTCTTCCTTAGTAATTTCTTTATATTCAAATGATGAAAAGCCTGGTGTATCACCAATTAATGAATTTTTATAGATAAATAATTCATTTTTTGTAGTTGTATGCTTACCTCTATTCAAGGCCTTTGAAATTTCTTGGGTCTTTTCAGAAACATTTGGAATAATATGATTTAAAGTTGTTGATTTTCCTGCACCCGTTTGTCCAGTAAAAACTGATGTTTTATTTTCTAAACTTTTTAAAAACTCATTTCAATTTTTATCAGTATCAATCATGTTATTTATTAAATATACTTCATAGCCAATAGTTTTATATAATTTAGCTTTTAAAATTTCTTCATCATCTTGATTTGTTAAATCTGCTTTTGTAAAAGCTAAAATTGGTTTTAAATGAAGAGTTTCAAGAAAAAATAAATACTTATTAAGTGTGTAAGTATTCAAAATCGGTTCTCTCAAAGAAGTTATAATAACTACTTGATCTATATTTGCTATTCTTGGTCTATATAATTCATTTTTTCTTTTCAAAATTTCTGTTAAAGAACCCTTAAAGTTTTGTTTATCAGTAATTTCAAAATTAACATAATCCCCTGTTGTTGGTTTTTGATTGCTATGTCTTACTTTACCTGTTGCCTTACATTCGTATAAATTCTTTTCAAACAATACATAAGCATACTCACTTAATATTTTTAAAATAATTCCTTGATTCATTTTATAATACCATTAACAGAACAATAAGGACGATAAGTGAAATAATAACTATTAAAAAACTTGCTACAAATCTAGTCTTGGCAATTGCTGGTAATTTATCCAAAGTATTTCCTACTTGAAGTTTCCTTTTACCATCATTCATAATTAAAGTTACTTTTTTATGATAGATATAGGGCTTTGGATTATCTGATCTTTTAATTCTTAAAAGATCACTTTTAACTTCATCAATATTATTAAACCTATTATCAGGTTCCTTTTCTATCATTTTTAAAATTAAATTTTCAAGACTTTGTGGTATTGAGGGATTTATTAATTTTGGACTTGTTGGTGTTTCTTTTAAGTGTTTAGCTGCAATTTTAGGGGCTTCTTTTGCAGTAAAAGGAGCAACTCCTGTTGCTACTTCATAAAGCATAATACCTAGTGAATAAATATCACTTCTAGGCGATGGGCCTTGAGCTGCAATTATTTCTGGGGGCATATACTTTGGAGTTCCAATTGCTTTATTAACTTCTGAAGATTTACCTTCCATAACGGAAATTCCAAAATCACCTAATTTAACATCACCAGCCTGAGTTAATAAAACATTATCAGGTTTAATATCTCTATGAATAATTCCTAATTTATGTGCCTCTGATAAAGCATCACAAATTCTTGAGAAATAATACTTAATTTCCTTTAATGTCATTGAACCAAAATCTTGAAACTTATCTTTTAAAGTTCCACCCTCAACACATTCTAAAATAATAAATCATTCATCTCCATTTTGGATAATATCAAAAAGTTTTACAACATAGGGATTAGAACCTAATTTTGCAAAAGCTTCTTTTTCAATATCAAATCTTTCTTGTCCAACAGGTTTAACAACAATTTCTGGCGCTACAACTTTTACTGCAACAACATTTCTTGTTATTATATCATATGCTTTAAATACAGAAGCCATACCACCTTTCCCAAGTTGGCTAATAACTTCATATCTTTCATTTATTAATGACCCTGGTTCATACTTATTCATAAAGTTACTCCCTTTTCAATATAATAATAACAAAAAAAGCAGAGTTAGATTACTCTGCTTCAATAATTAATATTGATAAATTATCTGTTGATATATTATCTTTTGCATCTTCTATTATTAAACTTGCTTTATCCTTTAATTTAACTTTTTTATTTGCTAAAGTAGAGGCTACAATTTCTTGATCAATATAATCATGAACACCATCAGTTGTTAACATGTATATACCTTCTTGATTTTCAACAAAATAAGTATCAATTCTTAATGTTTTTTGTGGACCTAAAGCACTTGTTAGAACTTTTCAAAAAGTAACATCATTAGCTTTTTCATAAATTCCTGACATTTGAATATCTCTTCGTTCTGCTTCTGGAGTAGAGTTTCATAAATTTTGGTCTTCTGTTATTTGAAATAAACTATCATTAACTAATTTATAAGTTCTTGAATCTCCAACATTGATTACAAATCCACCCTCTTTTGTAAACAAAATGGCTGTTAATGTTGTTCCCATATCTTTTGTTTCAAATCTATCATTTGAATATTCAACCATTTCAGTTAATATATTATTTACACAGCTTCTCAATCATCTATTTATTTCTTTTTGATTAAGTTTAGAAAAATCATTTTCATTAAAATATTCAATAAATTTTTCAACAGCTAACTTTGATGCTACTTCACCATAAGCGTGACCACCCATTCCATCGCAAACAACTCCTAAAGCTTCTCCTGTTTTTTTTGTTGAAAAATCAAGATAGTCCTGATTAGTTTTTCTATAATTACCAATATCACTTAACATTGCACTTTTAAATTTCATTTTTTATGACACCTTCCCTTTTAGCTCTTAACTGGCCACAAGCCGCGTCAATATCTGCGCCAAATTCTTTTCTTACAATTGCAGTAATATTTTGTTTCTTTAATATCTTGAAAAATTCATCTACTCTAGTTGATTTTCTATATGGGTTTTCTTCAACTTCATTATAAGGAATTAAATTAACATATGCGTTAATCCCTCTAATAATTTTTGCTAATTCTAACGCATGCTCTGGCTTATCATTTAATCCATCAATTAAAATATATTCAAAAGTAACTCTTCTATTTGTTTGATCCACATAGTATCTTACGGAATCTAATAATACTTTAACTGGATATGCTTTATTAATTGGCATTAATTGATTTCTCACATCATCATTTGAAGCATGCAAGGAGATTGCAAGATTTATTTGAGTTTTTAAATCCGCAAATTCTTTAATTTTTGGAACAATTCCACAAGTTGAGATTGTAATATGTCTAGCTCCAATTTCAAAGCCATTTTTATCATTAATTATTTTTATAAATTTCAATACATTTTCATAATTATCAAATGGTTCGCCAATTCCCATAACAACAATATGACTAACTCTAGCCCTTTTATTTTCTGGGTCATTTTTATATTTTTCTTTTAAAAATAAATTCATTGTATATATTTGTCTAACTATCTCATCAGCTGATAAGTTTCTCTCTGTTTTTATTAAACCAGAGGCACAAAATTTACAAGACATTTTACATCCTACTTGTGTTGTAACACAAACTGACTGTCCGTACTTCTGAGGCATAAGAACAGTTTCAATTGATTTTTTATCATCTAACATAAATAAAATTTTTATTGTTCCATCTTTAGACTCTTCAGTAACTAGATCCTTAAGTAAATTAGTTACAAATCTTGCATTAAGAAATTCTCTTAACTCCTTACTTAAATTAGTCATATTATCAAATTTTGTTTCCATTTTAATGTAAATTCAATCATAAACTTGTTTAGCAGAAAATTTTTTAAATCCATTTTCTACAAGAATATCTTCTAATTCTTGAATTGTGTACCTAAATATACTTGTTTGTTCCATAAAAATTTAACTCCAATGTATATTTTATCATACTAATAATTGTTTAATTTAAAGACTTGCTTTTTTAAGTTTTTTTTTCAAAATAAGAAAGATAACTAATGAGACTCCAAAAGTAAGAGGAATTAAGCAAAGAGCCATAATTTTAGTTCAATTATTATTTACTTTACTTTTTTCATTATTTTCTTTATCTTCTTTATCTTCTTTATTATCTTCTTCACTAATATTAGAATGCATTCTAATATTTATATACTCTCCCTTTTTATTTACGATTTCTATAATGCCAATATTGTAATTTTCTTTTAAAGAAAAATTATAGTCTCCATTTAAATCAAGTAAATTAATATTTTTATCATAACTTTTTAATTCATAATCATTTTTATTAATTATTAAATTTTGATCATAATTATCTATTTCCTTAATTGTAAATTTATTAAAACAATATATCTCGAAAATTAAAATTTGATTTCTATATTTTAATTCTATTTTAAATTTTCCTACAGCTCTTGAAATAAAAGTAATTCTTTCTTTTTCTCTAGTAATAAGCAAATCATTTGAAAAACTATTTATAGTTAATTCATTTTCATTAAGTTCATCAAAATTAATTATATTTAAAGTATTTAAAGTATTTACTTCTGTTAAGGAAATATTTTTATCCAACTCAACTAAATTTTTATTATCAATAATTTCAATTTTTATAATTTCACTTTCTTTTGTTATATTGGAAAAAACCTCAATTTCAAATAACCCTAATTCATTTGATTTAATTAAAATCTTATCCTCTTCTAATATTGCAATTATATTTTTGTTCTTATTAACTATAATTAAATTTTCAAAAGAATTTGAATATAAATTAATGGAATCAAATTCTCCTTTTTTAATTGTTATTTC is part of the Spiroplasma cantharicola genome and encodes:
- a CDS encoding DAK2 domain-containing protein; the protein is MKDTQILKGMITSGVNNLYNNYPHIDKLNVFPVPDGDTGTNMNLTCTNGFVEIEKEEFSNVGSLMSKFSRGLIMGARGNSGVIFSQIIKGFSNGMKDKEKLDLDTWKESFAKAKEVAYAAVMKPVEGTILTVIRETSDYVNALTKEQSPNDFWDGLVKAANKSLDNTPELLPALKEVGVVDSGGYGLVKFFEGMQYFVKKLKPISKLKKLEENTGSNIEMSIEDEFGYCTEAIVMLNEEFIDKLKIDTVRDTFEQYGNTSIVAVMDGDILKVHTHALMPGQILSYLQQFGEFKTIKVENMTLQADKHVANKKESAAKITAQQQRKLKNAVATIAVVRSKGIQDYFKNELSVDYVIDGGPKMNPSTNDFMKAIEAVDAKTVYIFPNDSNVLLAAKQAKELEKMSKVVVIETKTIPQGITAYLNLDIEDTAKKNESNINKALKNIVSVSINKAARDAEIDGVNIKAGEYMMIADKKITISAKTLKDVFHKSLSKFITAKTEILTIFTGQDASFKDINDLRKYLDENYDVEYEVVDGKQEVYSFIIGIE
- a CDS encoding Asp23/Gls24 family envelope stress response protein, with product MINKAILDSISNAVVTVPGVASFANYAAKSESELKTEDIAKAVEMVSTDTMDRVKVHIILINGVNIRDVVSEVQIRVKYELEKLSQFVRNYIVDIAVDDLIVV
- the rpmB gene encoding 50S ribosomal protein L28, encoding MARKDGLTGKGPLSGNSRSHAMNASKRKWNLNLQKVQVMDDNGKVMTLKVSARTLRTLKRNNQLAK
- a CDS encoding thiamine diphosphokinase; this encodes MKDKALIVISETNINLKHFQKTHLIVGIERGCLDLIKKDISIDIAMSDFDQVTQEEFQIIKSKAKKTISFNQEKDYLDGIASILYLKEKGIKDITMIVNPSKRYDMNLTIIEYVFKHNLKIFNEQSIIFRLNAGENTIDFNKYQDFTYVSLFSLKDNKITIIGMKYEVANVELKAFNSFAYSNQFLPYVNPKIVLEEEVMVIMTK
- a CDS encoding ribulose-phosphate 3-epimerase — translated: MAKFIVAPSILTANFLDLKSDLDKLEKVKIKWIHYDVMDYNFVPNLSFGPKILTDIVASYNFKMDLHLMVKIENISVEQYLKPFLVKNVKQITIHFEALTEKQIEDFLKFCANNNIIPSISINPDTDVKSIEKYLSKIGNVLIMSVYPGFGGQSFIASSLEKIKKLRELKNKHKYIYSIQVDGGINDDTYKLVQNAGVDMIVAGSYLVGPNVENLMERVTKLEG
- the rsgA gene encoding ribosome small subunit-dependent GTPase A, which produces MNQGIILKILSEYAYVLFEKNLYECKATGKVRHSNQKPTTGDYVNFEITDKQNFKGSLTEILKRKNELYRPRIANIDQVVIITSLREPILNTYTLNKYLFFLETLHLKPILAFTKADLTNQDDEEILKAKLYKTIGYEVYLINNMIDTDKNWNEFLKSLENKTSVFTGQTGAGKSTTLNHIIPNVSEKTQEISKALNRGKHTTTKNELFIYKNSLIGDTPGFSSFEYKEITKEEIALSINFFKDIKCKFNNCLHINNTPGCKVIEAVKNNSFPQFIYDDYVKIQLEIENQRRRY
- a CDS encoding serine/threonine-protein kinase, giving the protein MNKYEPGSLINERYEVISQLGKGGMASVFKAYDIITRNVVAVKVVAPEIVVKPVGQERFDIEKEAFAKLGSNPYVVKLFDIIQNGDEWFIILECVEGGTLKDKFQDFGSMTLKEIKYYFSRICDALSEAHKLGIIHRDIKPDNVLLTQAGDVKLGDFGISVMEGKSSEVNKAIGTPKYMPPEIIAAQGPSPRSDIYSLGIMLYEVATGVAPFTAKEAPKIAAKHLKETPTSPKLINPSIPQSLENLILKMIEKEPDNRFNNIDEVKSDLLRIKRSDNPKPYIYHKKVTLIMNDGKRKLQVGNTLDKLPAIAKTRFVASFLIVIISLIVLIVLLMVL
- a CDS encoding PP2C family protein-serine/threonine phosphatase, with the protein product MKFKSAMLSDIGNYRKTNQDYLDFSTKKTGEALGVVCDGMGGHAYGEVASKLAVEKFIEYFNENDFSKLNQKEINRWLRSCVNNILTEMVEYSNDRFETKDMGTTLTAILFTKEGGFVINVGDSRTYKLVNDSLFQITEDQNLWNSTPEAERRDIQMSGIYEKANDVTFWKVLTSALGPQKTLRIDTYFVENQEGIYMLTTDGVHDYIDQEIVASTLANKKVKLKDKASLIIEDAKDNISTDNLSILIIEAE
- the rlmN gene encoding 23S rRNA (adenine(2503)-C(2))-methyltransferase RlmN, with protein sequence MEQTSIFRYTIQELEDILVENGFKKFSAKQVYDWIYIKMETKFDNMTNLSKELREFLNARFVTNLLKDLVTEESKDGTIKILFMLDDKKSIETVLMPQKYGQSVCVTTQVGCKMSCKFCASGLIKTERNLSADEIVRQIYTMNLFLKEKYKNDPENKRARVSHIVVMGIGEPFDNYENVLKFIKIINDKNGFEIGARHITISTCGIVPKIKEFADLKTQINLAISLHASNDDVRNQLMPINKAYPVKVLLDSVRYYVDQTNRRVTFEYILIDGLNDKPEHALELAKIIRGINAYVNLIPYNEVEENPYRKSTRVDEFFKILKKQNITAIVRKEFGADIDAACGQLRAKREGVIKNEI